From a region of the Fusarium oxysporum f. sp. lycopersici 4287 supercont2.55 genomic scaffold, whole genome shotgun sequence genome:
- a CDS encoding endo-beta-1,6-galactanase, protein MHCRHLFSLALAAVSIHVSVADKSSTVDPTSNWGTWEGWGVSLAWWAKAFGDRDDLATLFFSADSETLNGQNLPGLWFNIVRYNAGAGSSNSIDGSQMVVSPNILPSRQMDGFWIDWASSNTSSSSWDWAVDKNQRSMLLKALDRGATIFELFSNSPMWWMCKNHNPSGSDGGTTDNLQSWNYDQHAVYLASIAKYAHDNWGINFNSVEALNEPSTNYWKSNGTQEGCHFEVATQGIIIKNMRDELDKHGLEAIAVSASDETSYDDAVATWKSLSSDAKAKVNRINVHGYQGGGGRRDELYSLAKGAGKQLWNSEYGDGDGSGKGLYQNLLLDLKWLHPTAWVYWQAVDIQGWGLIVGDNDKKTLGSATQKYFVLAQFTRHIRPGMQILSASDVDSIAAYDAENKKLVIVAANWGNAQYLNFDLSMFNSPGQDGSLVPRWSTHTGGGESYVNHQDTFLKGKRFWSWFESGTVQTFEVSNVSL, encoded by the coding sequence ATGCACTGCCGTCATCTCTTCTCGCTGGCTTTGGCTGCGGTTAGCATTCACGTCTCGGTCGCTGACAAATCATCTACTGTTGATCCCACATCCAACTGGGGGACATGGGAAGGGTGGGGTGTTTCCCTCGCTTGGTGGGCCAAGGCTTTCGGTGACCGGGATGATTTGGCTactcttttcttctctgccGACTCGGAAACTCTGAATGGCCAGAATCTTCCCGGTTTGTGGTTCAACATTGTGCGCTACAATGCTGGAGCAGGTAGCTCCAACAGTATTGATGGCTCTCAAATGGTAGTGTCGCCAAACATCTTGCCATCTCGGCAAATGGATGGTTTCTGGATAGACTGGGCCAGCAGCAACACTTCCTCCTCAAGTTGGGACTGGGCTGTCGACAAAAACCAACGCAGCATGCTGCTGAAGGCACTCGATAGAGGGGCGACCATATTTGAGCTTTTTTCCAACTCTCCTATGTGGTGGATGTGCAAGAACCACAACCCTTCTGGGTCTGATGGCGGTACGACCGACAACTTACAGTCGTGGAACTACGACCAGCACGCCGTATATCTTGCCTCTATTGCAAAGTACGCTCATGATAACTGGggcatcaacttcaactctGTCGAGGCCCTTAACGAGCCCTCCACGAACTATTGGAAAAGCAACGGTACCCAGGAAGGTTGTCATTTCGAGGTCGCCACTCAAgggatcatcatcaagaacatgCGTGATGAGCTTGATAAGCACGGCCTCGAAGCCATTGCGGTTTCAGCCTCCGACGAAACCAGTTACGACGATGCGGTCGCGACTTGGAAGAGCCTTAGCAGTGATGCTAAAGCTAAGGTGAACCGCATCAATGTTCACGGTTATCAAGGAGGCGGCGGAAGACGCGACGAGCTGTACAGCCTTGCAAAGGGAGCAGGGAAGCAACTTTGGAACAGCGAGTATGGCGACGGCGATGGAAGCGGCAAAGGTCTCTACCAAAATCTTCTCTTGGACTTGAAGTGGCTGCATCCTACCGCATGGGTGTATTGGCAAGCTGTCGACATCCAAGGCTGGGGCCTCATCGTGGGTGACAACGACAAGAAAACACTCGGCTCGGCAACCCAGAAATATTTCGTTCTAGCGCAATTCACACGCCACATCCGGCCAGGCATGCAGATCCTGTCAGCTAGCGACGTTGACTCTATTGCTGCGTACGATGCTGAAAACAAGAAGCTGGTAATCGTCGCCGCAAATTGGGGAAACGCTCAGTACCTAAACTTCGATCTGTCCATGTTCAACTCGCCAGGCCAAGATGGCAGTCTGGTGCCACGCTGGAGTACGCACACTGGTGGCGGTGAAAGCTATGTCAACCACCAAGACACATTCCTGAAGGGAAAGAGGTTTTGGTCGTGGTTTGAATCGGGCACGGTGCAGACCTTCGAAGTGAGCAACGTGTCGTTGTGA
- a CDS encoding uncharacterized protein (At least one base has a quality score < 10), which yields MSASAPPVKHDQSYLEADKCPVILGVIFTVSTLSTIFVADRVYTRKNILGALHLDDWFTIVAVFFEWTQVALSVLAVRSGNGKHFDTLSLTQKQNAILFTILGFPFGVMAFGFPKLAVVALLVRIMNPSRIQQFILWGLASCCMLSLLGCIIILFVQCQPSRAQWDFSIADKTCWSPDVLVDFAIFAGSLSATTDLYLAVYPAVVLWQLQMNIHKKIALSFALGIGSIATVVAIYKCTRLPSLASADFSYDTSDLVIWTVIESSTIIIACCVPVLQPLVDLLMGRRAFDSSTGGYKHYNPSGYQNYGNTRSDQHHGDIELSSSRQARSKNATDIENATYLGSHAVELGSQESILQHNSTTAVDLIDHTSMSTG from the exons ATGTCGGCTTCTGCGCCTCCGGTCAAGCACGACCAGAGCTACCTTGAAGCGGACAAGTGCCCTGTCATCTTAGGAGTCATTTTCACCGTGTCCACTCTCAGCACCATCTTTGTCGCCGACAGAGTCTACACTCGAAAGAATATCTTGGGCGCGTTGCATCTCGATGACTGGTTCACAATTGTTGCTGTG TTCTTCGAATGGACTCAAGTTGCGCTGTCCGTACTGGCTGTCCGGAGCGGCAACGGTAAACACTTCGACACACTCTCCTTGACCCAGAAGCAAAATGCCATTCTCTTCACCATCCTGGGCTTCCCATTCGGAGTCATGGCCTTTGGCTTCCCTAAGCTGGCCGTTGTGGCTTTACTGGTGCGCATCATGAACCCCTCGCGGATCCAACAATTCATTCTCTGGGGCCTCGCCTCGTGCTGCATGCTCAGCCTGCTGGGCTGTATCATCATTCTATTTGTCCAATGCCAGCCGAGCCGGGCTCAATGGGACTTTTCCATCGCGGACAAGACTTGCTGGAGTCCTGATGTCTTGGTCGACTTTGCCATCTTCGCTGGAT CTCTGTCTGCGACTACCGATCTCTACCTTGCCGTGTACCCTGCCGTGGTTCTTTGGCAATTGCAAATGAATATTCACAAGAAGATTGCCCTGTCTTTTGCTCTAGGAATTGGCTCCAT TGCCACCGTCGTTGCCATCTACAAATGTACTCGACTGCCGTCACTAGCGAGCGCAGACTTTTCCT ATGATACATCAGATCTCGTGATTTGGACCGT TATCGAATCGAGTACTATCATCATCGCATGCTGCGTCCCCGTCCTACAACCTCTTGTCGATCTTCTCATGGGCCGCCGAGCCTTCGATTCATCCACCGGAGGATACAAACACTATAACCCGTCAGGATACCAGAACTACGGAAACACACGCTCTGATCAACACCATGGCGATATCGAGCTCAGCTCAAGCCGACAGGCGCGAAGCAAGAACGCGACCGATATCGAAAATGCCACATACCTTGGCTCGCACGCTGTAGAGCTGGGCTCGCAAGAGAGCATCCTTCAACACAACAGCACCACGGCTGTAGATCTCATAGACCACACGTCGATGAGTACGGGTTAA
- a CDS encoding uncharacterized protein (At least one base has a quality score < 10), with amino-acid sequence MFFSTLTIATALAGLLATASAKGINCQGSGLCPGNKGLLSQALTQLRTKDQNQQWSQNEKLICIESSITIGKPNLCIFYQNIGDRKFTTAQSIQYIEGLLNHGCQACGSIPTDDGNDVSKGELTANMVASGNQKRAIDADAKLTKRRDVEHPSQLFRRQGINCNGGAACRLGGLAGTPRGKISDLYDTISAGNGIFRNGEQIECKPHASGRLCAFYQNIGNRSFNTQQTLEYLNRLLEHGCEVCGSVPTDDGNDVSKGELTVNYVA; translated from the coding sequence ATGTTCTTCTCAACTCTAACTATTGCCACAGCCCTAGCTGGGTTGCTGGCCACAGCCAGCGCGAAGGGCATCAACTGCCAAGGCAGCGGCCTTTGTCCCGGAAATAAAGGCTTGCTGAGCCAAGCTCTGACGCAGCTGCGTACTAAAGACCAGAACCAGCAGTGGTCTCAGAACGAGAAGCTGATCTGCATCGAGTCTTCCATCACTATTGGGAAGCCGAACCTGTGCATTTTCTACCAGAATATTGGCGACCGCAAGTTCACCACCGCGCAGTCTATTCAATACATTGAGGGTTTACTGAACCACGGCTGCCAGGCTTGCGGTAGTATCCCTACGGATGACGGCAACGACGTCTCCAAAGGCGAGCTTACAGCCAACATGGTCGCCTCCGGCAACCAGAAGCGCGCCATCGACGCCGACGCCAAGCTGACAAAGCGTCGCGACGTAGAGCATCCCTCCCAATTGTTCCGCCGCCAGGGCATCAACTGTAACGGAGGAGCTGCATGCCGTCTAGGTGGCCTCGCTGGTACTCCCAGAGGGAAAATCTCGGACCTGTACGACACCATTTCTGCTGGAAACGGTATTTTTAGAAACGGTGAACAGATCGAATGTAAGCCGCACGCAAGCGGCCGCCTCTGTGCCTTCTACCAGAACATCGGCAATCGTTCTTTCAATACTCAGCAGACTCTAGAGTACCTTAACCGCCTGCTCGAACACGGCTGCGAGGTCTGTGGAAGTGTACCAACCGACGATGGCAACGACGTTTCCAAGGGCGAGCTGACTGTCAACTACGTGGCCTAA